A stretch of the Agromyces larvae genome encodes the following:
- the glmU gene encoding bifunctional UDP-N-acetylglucosamine diphosphorylase/glucosamine-1-phosphate N-acetyltransferase GlmU, producing the protein MTDQNLAIIVLAAGQGTRMKSSLPKVLHPLAGAPIVAHVLATARALDAAEVLAVVRHERDLVAEAIEAEFPGTSIVDQDEVPGTGRAVELAFAALPEGFDGEVLVLNGDVPLLNADTLAAFVQQHRAAGVAASVLSARFADPTGYGRIVRDASGAFDRIVEQKDASDAERAIDEINAGVYAFGAGALRDQLANLTTENAQGEKYLTDLIGLLRSAGSEVEAVPVSEPWLVAGINDRAQLAETAARLNALIVRGWQLAGVTIEDPATTWIDLAVRIEPDATIRPGTQLKGATLVQAGAIVGPDTTLVDCEIGARAEVKRTDATLAVVGDGASVGPFAYLRPGTVLGADGKIGTFVETKNATIGHGSKVPHLSYIGDTEIGVESNVGAGSITANYDGVNKHRTEIGSHVRTGSHGVFVAPVRIGDGAYTGAGTVVRKDVPAGSLAVNVAPQRNIEGWVLAHRAGTAAAEAAAQAGQGENGTD; encoded by the coding sequence ATGACCGATCAGAACCTCGCCATCATCGTCCTGGCCGCGGGTCAGGGCACGCGCATGAAGTCGTCGCTGCCGAAGGTGCTGCACCCCCTCGCGGGTGCGCCGATCGTCGCGCACGTGCTGGCCACCGCCCGCGCGCTCGACGCGGCCGAGGTGCTCGCCGTCGTGCGGCACGAACGCGACCTCGTCGCCGAGGCGATCGAGGCCGAGTTCCCCGGCACGTCGATCGTCGACCAGGACGAGGTGCCCGGCACCGGCCGCGCCGTCGAGCTCGCGTTCGCGGCGCTGCCCGAGGGCTTCGACGGCGAGGTGCTGGTGCTGAACGGCGACGTGCCGCTGCTGAACGCCGACACCCTCGCCGCGTTCGTGCAGCAGCATCGCGCGGCGGGCGTCGCGGCATCCGTCCTCTCCGCCCGGTTCGCCGACCCGACCGGCTACGGGCGCATCGTGCGCGATGCATCCGGCGCCTTCGACCGCATCGTCGAGCAGAAGGACGCGTCCGATGCCGAGCGCGCGATCGACGAGATCAACGCGGGCGTGTACGCGTTCGGAGCGGGCGCGCTGCGCGACCAGCTCGCGAACCTCACCACCGAGAACGCGCAGGGCGAGAAGTACCTGACCGATCTGATCGGGCTGCTGCGGTCGGCCGGCAGCGAGGTCGAGGCGGTGCCGGTGAGCGAGCCGTGGCTCGTGGCCGGCATCAACGACCGCGCGCAGCTCGCCGAGACGGCGGCCCGTCTGAACGCGCTCATCGTGCGCGGCTGGCAGCTCGCGGGCGTCACGATCGAAGACCCCGCGACCACCTGGATCGACCTCGCGGTGCGCATCGAGCCCGACGCGACCATCCGGCCGGGCACGCAGCTGAAGGGTGCGACGCTCGTGCAGGCCGGCGCGATCGTCGGCCCAGACACCACGCTCGTCGACTGCGAGATCGGCGCACGCGCCGAGGTGAAGCGCACGGATGCCACGCTCGCCGTCGTCGGCGACGGAGCATCCGTCGGCCCCTTCGCCTACCTGCGGCCCGGCACCGTGCTCGGCGCCGACGGCAAGATCGGCACCTTCGTCGAGACGAAGAACGCGACGATCGGGCACGGCAGCAAGGTGCCCCACCTCAGCTACATCGGCGACACCGAGATCGGCGTCGAATCGAACGTGGGCGCCGGCTCGATCACCGCGAACTACGACGGCGTGAACAAGCACCGAACCGAGATCGGCTCGCACGTGCGCACGGGGTCGCACGGCGTCTTCGTCGCGCCCGTTAGGATTGGTGACGGCGCGTACACGGGGGCGGGCACGGTCGTCCGAAAGGACGTCCCTGCCGGGTCTCTCGCGGTGAACGTCGCGCCGCAGCGCAACATCGAAGGGTGGGTCCTCGCCCACCGGGCCGGCACCGCTGCCGCGGAGGCCGCGGCGCAGGCCGGGCAGGGCGAGAACGGCACCGACTGA
- a CDS encoding MarR family winged helix-turn-helix transcriptional regulator has translation MADSDEVDRIVGDWERERGDLDFAPLQVFSRVDRLSKHLDRARKHAFTQSGLESWEFDVLSALRRAGAPYRLSPKSLLQQTLVSSGTMTNRIDRLVSRGLVSRQTDPHDGRGILVEMSAAGLTRVDAAITRLVDAEAELLSGLPTTEQRRLAALLRKLSLGFD, from the coding sequence ATGGCGGACAGCGACGAAGTGGACCGGATCGTCGGCGACTGGGAGCGCGAACGCGGCGACCTCGACTTCGCGCCGCTGCAGGTGTTCTCGCGCGTCGACCGGCTCTCGAAGCACCTCGACCGCGCCCGCAAGCACGCCTTCACCCAGTCGGGCCTGGAGTCGTGGGAGTTCGACGTGCTGTCGGCGCTGCGCCGCGCCGGCGCACCGTACCGGCTCAGCCCGAAGTCGCTGCTGCAGCAGACCCTGGTCTCGAGCGGCACGATGACGAACCGCATCGACCGGCTCGTCTCGCGGGGGCTCGTGAGCCGGCAGACCGATCCGCACGACGGGCGCGGCATCCTGGTCGAGATGAGCGCGGCCGGGCTCACGCGGGTGGATGCCGCGATCACCCGGCTCGTGGACGCCGAGGCCGAACTGCTGTCGGGCCTGCCGACGACCGAGCAGCGCCGGCTCGCGGCGCTGCTGCGCAAGCTGAGCCTCGGGTTCGACTGA
- a CDS encoding HNH endonuclease signature motif containing protein has translation MLVDTVAPPVRPVAGSPVTFDARSAYVIAQDGLDAFVDAAAQARRIEAMQQSVRVGIIHAAVEYAVQHADAFTSSNLSGERRHEMARRAVTSELATALRIAERTMLRLIDEAWSLCTQLPATLAALRAGEIDYTHARVIIDATTGLGDDERSRLDGELSIRAADVSPATLRRVARRLRDEIRAETLAERHAAALAERRLEFEPAADGMAWLHLHLDASDAMLICDRVDRVAADAADADDPRTPAQLRADVARDLLRSAVPPVGDAFHAAAATARPTVHVTVPVLTLLGSDDEPGDLDGYGPIAPEVARRLAAQAPSFTRLLTHPVDGVVLDLDRTVYRPPADLTRWLRVRDETCRFPGCNRRAVRCDLDHTDDFADGGRTAFDNLAHLCPGHHHLKHESAWSVRHRADGVLEWRSLTGRTYVTTPATSMRALPRGATRAARFPDAGSDRTDRDPNPVGDAPPTAALGYPPTPPF, from the coding sequence ATGCTCGTCGACACCGTCGCTCCTCCGGTCCGGCCCGTGGCCGGGTCCCCGGTGACGTTCGACGCGCGCTCGGCGTACGTGATCGCCCAGGACGGGCTCGACGCCTTCGTCGACGCCGCCGCACAGGCCCGCCGCATCGAGGCCATGCAGCAGTCGGTGCGGGTGGGCATCATCCATGCCGCCGTCGAGTACGCGGTGCAGCACGCCGACGCGTTCACGTCCTCCAACCTGTCGGGCGAGCGGCGCCACGAGATGGCGCGGCGGGCGGTGACGAGCGAACTCGCAACCGCCCTGCGCATCGCCGAGCGCACGATGCTGCGCCTCATCGACGAGGCGTGGTCGCTGTGCACGCAGCTGCCCGCGACCCTCGCCGCGCTCCGCGCCGGAGAGATCGACTACACGCATGCCCGCGTCATCATCGACGCCACGACCGGGCTGGGCGATGACGAGCGCTCCCGCCTCGACGGCGAGCTCTCGATTCGTGCTGCGGATGTCTCGCCGGCGACCCTGCGCCGCGTCGCGCGCCGCCTGCGCGACGAGATCCGGGCCGAGACCCTGGCCGAGCGTCACGCGGCGGCGCTCGCCGAACGTCGGCTCGAGTTCGAGCCGGCCGCCGACGGCATGGCCTGGCTGCATCTGCATCTCGATGCGTCCGACGCGATGCTGATCTGCGACCGTGTCGATCGGGTCGCCGCCGACGCGGCCGACGCCGACGACCCGCGCACCCCCGCGCAGCTCCGCGCCGACGTCGCGCGCGACCTGCTGCGTTCGGCGGTGCCGCCGGTGGGCGACGCGTTCCATGCGGCCGCCGCCACGGCACGTCCGACCGTGCACGTCACGGTGCCCGTGCTCACCCTGCTCGGCAGCGACGACGAACCCGGCGATCTCGACGGGTACGGGCCGATCGCGCCCGAGGTCGCCCGCCGGCTCGCCGCGCAGGCGCCGTCGTTCACCCGCCTGCTCACCCATCCGGTCGACGGGGTCGTGCTCGACCTCGATCGCACGGTCTACCGCCCGCCCGCCGACCTGACGAGATGGTTGCGGGTGCGCGACGAGACCTGCCGGTTCCCGGGGTGCAATCGCCGGGCGGTGCGCTGCGACCTCGACCACACCGACGACTTCGCCGACGGCGGTCGCACCGCGTTCGACAACCTCGCCCATCTCTGCCCCGGCCATCACCATCTGAAACACGAGAGCGCCTGGTCGGTGCGTCACCGTGCCGACGGCGTCCTCGAGTGGCGGTCGCTCACCGGGCGCACCTACGTCACCACGCCTGCCACGTCGATGCGGGCCCTGCCGCGAGGGGCGACGAGGGCCGCGCGGTTCCCCGACGCAGGCTCCGACCGCACCGATCGAGATCCGAATCCGGTGGGCGATGCACCGCCGACGGCCGCGCTCGGGTATCCGCCCACACCGCCGTTCTGA
- a CDS encoding methionine ABC transporter permease, translated as MDVLIPLLPKLFEATLETLNIVVWSMLFGGLGGLVIGLGLYSTRAGNLFANRFVFGTLNVLVNIFRPIPFIIFLAAAQPLARLVVGKGIGDPAFIFMVSLAAMFGISRIVEQNLLTVSPGVIEAAKAAGAGPWRITLTVVIPEALGPLILGYTFVFVAIVDMSALAGLIGGGGLGAFAIQYGFRQFEPVVTWAALILVILLVQAVQFLGNLLARKVLRR; from the coding sequence ATGGACGTGCTCATCCCCCTCCTGCCCAAGCTCTTCGAGGCGACCCTCGAGACCCTCAACATCGTCGTCTGGTCGATGCTGTTCGGTGGGCTCGGCGGGCTCGTCATCGGTCTCGGGCTGTACTCGACCCGCGCCGGCAACCTGTTCGCGAACCGGTTCGTGTTCGGCACGCTGAACGTGCTGGTGAACATCTTCCGGCCGATCCCGTTCATCATCTTCCTGGCGGCGGCCCAGCCGCTCGCAAGGCTCGTGGTCGGCAAGGGCATCGGCGACCCGGCGTTCATCTTTATGGTGTCGTTGGCGGCGATGTTCGGCATCAGCCGGATCGTCGAGCAGAACCTGCTGACGGTCTCGCCGGGTGTGATCGAGGCGGCGAAGGCCGCCGGTGCCGGACCGTGGCGCATCACCCTCACCGTCGTCATCCCCGAGGCGCTCGGGCCGCTGATCCTGGGCTACACGTTCGTGTTCGTCGCGATCGTCGACATGTCGGCGCTCGCGGGGCTCATCGGCGGCGGCGGCCTCGGTGCGTTCGCGATCCAGTACGGCTTCCGGCAGTTCGAACCCGTGGTGACGTGGGCGGCGCTGATCCTCGTGATCCTGCTGGTGCAGGCGGTGCAGTTCCTCGGCAACCTGCTCGCGCGCAAGGTGCTGCGGCGCTGA
- a CDS encoding methionine ABC transporter ATP-binding protein translates to MALVELRDVVKTYPPTTRGGDPVVAVDHVDLDIHEGDVFGVIGYSGAGKSTLVRLVNALEPATSGRISIAGTDLTTLPERDLRRERLGIGMIFQQFNLFSSRTVAGNIAYPLHVAGRPRAEIRARVDELLGFVGLADKATQYPEQLSGGQKQRVGIARALATAPRLLLADEATSALDPETTHEVLDLLRTVNRDLGITMVVITHEMDVIQNLATKVAVMEQGRVIEQGEVFEVFSRPEHPASRRFVSTVIKGVPSPDELAGLRARHHGRIVTISFHDGGAAQAEVFVELARAGIAFELVYGGVNDIQGRAFGHLTLSLEASDQVIDETLARLRERVEIVEAA, encoded by the coding sequence ATGGCACTCGTCGAACTCCGGGACGTCGTGAAGACGTACCCACCCACCACGCGCGGCGGCGACCCGGTCGTCGCCGTCGATCACGTCGACCTCGACATCCACGAGGGCGACGTCTTCGGCGTCATCGGCTACTCGGGCGCCGGCAAGTCGACGCTCGTGCGGCTCGTCAACGCGCTCGAGCCCGCGACCTCGGGCCGCATCTCGATCGCCGGCACCGACCTCACGACGCTACCCGAGCGCGATCTGCGCCGCGAGCGGCTCGGCATCGGGATGATCTTCCAGCAGTTCAACCTCTTCTCGTCGCGCACCGTCGCCGGCAACATCGCCTACCCGCTGCATGTGGCCGGGCGACCGCGTGCCGAGATCCGGGCACGCGTCGACGAACTGCTCGGGTTCGTGGGGCTCGCCGACAAGGCGACGCAGTACCCCGAGCAGCTCTCGGGCGGCCAGAAGCAGCGCGTCGGCATCGCCCGTGCGCTCGCGACCGCGCCGCGGCTGCTGCTCGCCGACGAGGCGACGAGCGCCCTCGACCCCGAGACCACGCACGAGGTGCTCGACCTGCTGCGCACGGTGAACCGCGACCTCGGCATCACCATGGTCGTCATCACCCACGAGATGGACGTCATCCAGAACCTCGCGACCAAGGTCGCCGTGATGGAGCAGGGGCGGGTCATCGAGCAGGGCGAGGTGTTCGAGGTGTTCTCGCGGCCCGAGCACCCCGCGTCGCGTCGGTTCGTGTCGACGGTGATCAAGGGGGTGCCCTCGCCCGACGAGCTCGCCGGGCTGCGGGCCCGGCATCACGGCCGCATCGTGACGATCTCGTTCCACGACGGCGGTGCCGCGCAGGCCGAGGTCTTCGTCGAACTGGCGCGCGCGGGCATCGCGTTCGAACTCGTGTACGGCGGCGTGAACGACATCCAGGGCCGTGCGTTCGGTCACCTCACCCTCTCGCTCGAGGCATCCGACCAGGTGATCGACGAGACCCTCGCTCGCCTGCGCGAGCGTGTCGAGATCGTGGAGGCCGCGTGA
- a CDS encoding MetQ/NlpA family ABC transporter substrate-binding protein, with amino-acid sequence MSQRTIRRGVVAALAALPIAALLAGCAASSGDAADGGSSDEPITIGVVGASDPYWATYAEAAADAGIPVEIVDFAEYTQPNPALTEGEIDLNQFQHIVYLATYNEAAGEDLQPIGSTAIYPLGLYSTKYDSVEDIPDGETVAIPNDESNQARGLLVLQSAGLVSLKGGGSIFSTVDDIDEAKSRVKVTTLEATLTPTSLPDVAAAIINNDFIADAGLEASDAIAQDDPSDPNALPYVNIFAARADDVDNPDYLKLVEIYQDTKAVQDGVLENSGGTAVLLKTPVADLVASLKKVQADIAAKG; translated from the coding sequence ATGTCACAGCGCACCATCCGTCGCGGCGTCGTCGCCGCGCTCGCCGCCCTGCCCATCGCCGCGCTCCTGGCCGGCTGCGCCGCCTCCTCGGGCGACGCCGCCGACGGCGGCTCGAGCGATGAGCCCATCACCATCGGCGTCGTGGGCGCGAGCGACCCGTACTGGGCCACCTACGCCGAGGCCGCGGCCGACGCGGGCATCCCGGTCGAGATCGTCGACTTCGCCGAGTACACGCAGCCGAACCCGGCGCTCACCGAGGGCGAGATCGACCTCAACCAGTTCCAGCACATCGTGTACCTCGCCACCTACAACGAGGCCGCCGGTGAAGACCTGCAGCCCATCGGCTCCACCGCGATCTACCCGCTCGGCCTCTACTCGACGAAGTACGACTCCGTCGAGGACATCCCCGACGGCGAGACCGTCGCGATCCCGAACGACGAGTCGAACCAGGCCCGCGGCCTGCTCGTGCTGCAGTCGGCAGGGCTCGTGTCGCTGAAGGGCGGCGGCAGCATCTTCTCGACCGTCGACGACATCGACGAGGCGAAGTCGCGCGTCAAGGTGACCACCCTCGAGGCGACGCTCACCCCGACCTCGCTGCCCGACGTGGCCGCCGCGATCATCAACAACGACTTCATCGCCGACGCGGGCCTCGAGGCATCCGACGCGATCGCACAGGACGACCCGAGCGACCCGAACGCGCTGCCGTACGTGAACATCTTCGCTGCCCGCGCCGACGACGTCGACAACCCCGACTACCTGAAGCTCGTGGAGATCTACCAGGACACCAAGGCCGTGCAGGACGGCGTGCTCGAGAACTCCGGCGGCACCGCGGTGCTGCTGAAGACCCCGGTCGCCGACCTGGTCGCCTCGCTGAAGAAGGTGCAGGCCGACATCGCGGCCAAGGGCTGA
- a CDS encoding RidA family protein: MQRTAVNPVTWSQALGFNQGEAVTGETRTLHISGQTAMSEDGRPEHDGDIAAQLALAVDNLEAVLAEAGMSLANLVRLNVYTTDVDALFPHYGVLAGRLGAAGVAPTTTMLGVTRLAIPGQLVELDGTAVA, encoded by the coding sequence ATGCAACGAACGGCAGTCAATCCGGTGACCTGGTCGCAGGCGTTGGGATTCAACCAGGGGGAGGCCGTCACCGGTGAGACCCGGACCCTCCACATCTCGGGGCAGACCGCGATGAGCGAGGACGGTCGACCCGAGCACGACGGAGACATCGCCGCGCAGCTCGCGCTGGCCGTGGACAACCTCGAAGCCGTCCTCGCGGAGGCGGGCATGTCCCTGGCGAACCTCGTTCGCCTCAACGTCTACACGACCGACGTGGACGCGCTGTTCCCGCACTACGGGGTGCTCGCCGGAAGGCTCGGAGCAGCGGGAGTCGCGCCGACGACCACGATGCTGGGCGTGACGCGGCTGGCGATCCCCGGTCAGCTGGTCGAGCTCGACGGGACCGCGGTCGCGTAG
- a CDS encoding helix-turn-helix transcriptional regulator, whose protein sequence is MRADRLVSLVLLLRQRGRMTANELAGELEVSTRTVLRDIEALSTAGVPVYADRGRHGGFSLLPGFRTELTGLNHDEALALLTAGAARGEQVFGLGTALASAMRKVVDALPEAHRAGLGAAATRFLVEPETDLLSRRLITEGVSSAVMGEVRHAVLAGRKLRFHYVAPDREPRWHTVDPIGLVTVRERTYLLATASGNDRTYRVSRMSIAEALPESAERPAQVDLDRIWAERTARFLSEHRLAVRVRVDLTRREDLLKNVRAVRAEEPDAQGWVRLDVAFEDLRHAVWAIWQLDAAAEVLAPEELRAALRDRAATLMARYEGSGRASRPPTQPSSSSDSSSQRVSRSATDASSSPSSSPSTPRPT, encoded by the coding sequence ATGCGGGCGGACCGGCTGGTGTCTCTGGTGCTCCTGCTGCGCCAACGGGGTCGGATGACCGCGAACGAGCTCGCCGGCGAACTCGAGGTGTCGACACGCACGGTGCTGCGCGACATCGAGGCGCTCTCCACCGCCGGGGTGCCCGTCTACGCCGATCGCGGGCGGCACGGCGGGTTCTCCCTGCTCCCCGGCTTCCGCACCGAGCTGACCGGGCTGAATCACGACGAAGCGCTCGCCCTGCTGACCGCCGGAGCCGCCCGCGGCGAGCAGGTGTTCGGGCTCGGCACCGCGCTGGCGTCGGCGATGCGCAAGGTGGTCGACGCACTGCCCGAAGCACACCGGGCCGGCCTCGGCGCTGCCGCGACGCGGTTCCTGGTCGAACCCGAGACCGACCTGCTCTCCCGCCGGCTGATCACCGAAGGCGTGTCGAGCGCCGTGATGGGCGAGGTCCGTCATGCGGTGCTCGCCGGCCGCAAGCTCCGCTTCCACTACGTCGCACCCGACCGGGAGCCGCGGTGGCACACGGTCGATCCGATCGGGCTGGTCACCGTGCGCGAGCGCACCTACCTGCTCGCCACCGCATCGGGGAACGACCGCACCTACCGCGTCTCGCGCATGTCGATCGCCGAAGCACTCCCCGAGTCCGCCGAACGCCCCGCCCAGGTCGATCTCGACCGGATCTGGGCCGAGCGCACGGCACGCTTCCTGTCCGAGCACCGCCTCGCCGTCCGTGTCCGGGTCGATCTCACGCGACGGGAGGATCTGCTGAAGAACGTGCGCGCCGTCCGCGCCGAGGAACCGGACGCGCAGGGCTGGGTCCGCCTCGACGTGGCCTTCGAGGACCTGCGGCACGCCGTGTGGGCGATCTGGCAGCTCGACGCCGCCGCCGAGGTCCTCGCCCCCGAGGAGCTGCGCGCGGCCCTCCGCGACCGGGCTGCGACCCTCATGGCCAGATACGAGGGCAGCGGACGAGCGAGCAGGCCGCCGACTCAGCCCTCGAGCAGCTCCGACAGCTCCAGCCAGCGGGTCTCGAGATCGGCGACGGATGCCTCGAGCTCGCCGAGCTCGTCGCCGAGCACGCCGAGGCCCACATAG
- a CDS encoding ABC-F family ATP-binding cassette domain-containing protein: MAHLLGAERLHLEFPTRIVFDEVTVGLADGDRVGIVGRNGDGKSTLLKLLAGRLEPDSGRVTPRRGIRIGMLDQADTVDPDLTVAEAVVGGIDEHVWAGDAKVRDVIAGLLGDVPWQGRVGDLSGGQRRRVGLAALLVGEWDVVFLDEPTNHLDVEGIAWLAQHVKQRWAGGQGALVVVTHDRWFLDEVCTATWEVHDGVVEPFEGGYAAYILQRVERDRMAAATEARRQNLMRKELAWLRRGAPARTSKPKFRIEAANQLIEDVPPPRNRVELDRLAVARLGKDVVDVLDAGVEFPAPGGGTRTVLKDVEWRIAPGERTGILGVNGAGKSTLLGLVTGAVTPSSGRVKRGKTVRIATLSQELAELAEWADERVSAVVAAQRSSYTIGAGSKAVELTPGQLLERLGFTSRQLATPVRDLSGGQKRRLQLLLILLQEPNVLILDEPTNDLDTDMLAAIEDLLDSWPGTLLVVSHDRYLVERVTDQQYAILDGHLRHLPGGVEEYLRLRAGQVQGGTDASPARAAAPAAPAAPAAPAGSALEGAARRAAEKELSSIDRRLEKLQAQIAEQHEQLARHDQADYVGLGVLGDELGELEASVADLETRWLELSELLEG, translated from the coding sequence ATGGCACACCTCCTGGGCGCCGAGCGCCTGCACCTCGAATTCCCCACCCGCATCGTCTTCGACGAGGTGACCGTCGGGCTCGCCGACGGCGACCGGGTCGGCATCGTGGGGCGCAACGGCGACGGCAAGTCGACGCTGCTGAAGCTGCTCGCCGGCCGCCTCGAACCGGATTCGGGGCGGGTCACGCCGCGGCGCGGCATCCGGATCGGCATGCTCGACCAGGCCGACACCGTGGATCCCGACCTGACGGTCGCCGAAGCCGTCGTCGGCGGCATCGACGAGCACGTGTGGGCCGGCGATGCGAAGGTGCGCGACGTGATCGCGGGGCTGCTCGGCGACGTGCCGTGGCAGGGGCGGGTCGGCGACCTGTCGGGCGGCCAGCGTCGCCGGGTCGGGCTCGCGGCGCTGCTCGTGGGGGAGTGGGACGTGGTGTTCCTCGACGAGCCCACGAACCACCTCGATGTCGAGGGCATCGCCTGGCTCGCGCAGCACGTGAAGCAGCGCTGGGCGGGCGGGCAGGGCGCGCTCGTGGTCGTCACGCACGACCGGTGGTTCCTCGACGAGGTGTGCACCGCCACCTGGGAGGTGCACGACGGCGTCGTCGAGCCGTTCGAGGGCGGGTACGCGGCGTACATCCTGCAGCGCGTCGAGCGCGACCGGATGGCGGCGGCCACCGAGGCCCGCCGGCAGAACCTGATGCGCAAGGAGCTGGCCTGGCTGCGCCGGGGAGCGCCGGCCCGCACCTCGAAGCCGAAGTTCCGCATCGAGGCGGCGAACCAGCTCATCGAGGACGTGCCGCCGCCCCGCAACCGGGTCGAGCTGGACCGGCTCGCGGTCGCCCGGCTCGGCAAGGACGTGGTCGATGTGCTCGACGCGGGCGTCGAGTTCCCAGCGCCCGGCGGCGGCACGCGAACCGTCCTGAAGGACGTGGAGTGGCGCATCGCGCCGGGGGAGCGCACCGGCATCCTGGGCGTGAACGGGGCCGGCAAGTCGACGCTGCTCGGGCTCGTCACCGGCGCGGTGACGCCGTCGAGCGGGCGGGTGAAGCGCGGGAAGACCGTGCGCATCGCGACGCTCAGCCAGGAGCTCGCCGAACTCGCCGAGTGGGCCGACGAGCGGGTGAGCGCCGTCGTGGCCGCGCAGCGGTCGAGCTACACGATCGGCGCGGGCTCCAAAGCGGTCGAACTCACCCCGGGGCAACTGCTCGAACGACTGGGGTTCACGAGCCGGCAGCTCGCGACACCCGTGCGCGACCTGTCGGGCGGGCAGAAGCGGCGCCTGCAGCTCCTGCTCATCCTGCTGCAGGAGCCGAACGTGCTCATCCTCGACGAGCCCACGAACGACCTCGACACCGACATGCTCGCCGCCATCGAAGACCTGCTCGACTCGTGGCCCGGCACCCTGCTCGTCGTCTCGCACGACCGGTACCTCGTGGAGCGCGTCACCGACCAGCAGTACGCGATCCTCGACGGGCATCTGCGGCACCTTCCCGGCGGCGTCGAGGAGTACCTGCGGCTGCGGGCGGGGCAGGTCCAGGGCGGTACGGATGCCTCGCCGGCACGTGCGGCCGCTCCGGCCGCGCCGGCCGCCCCGGCTGCCCCGGCCGGTTCAGCCTTGGAGGGCGCGGCCCGCCGCGCCGCCGAGAAGGAGCTGTCGTCGATCGACCGCCGGCTCGAGAAGCTGCAGGCGCAGATCGCGGAGCAGCACGAGCAGCTCGCTCGCCACGACCAGGCCGACTATGTGGGCCTCGGCGTGCTCGGCGACGAGCTCGGCGAGCTCGAGGCATCCGTCGCCGATCTCGAGACCCGCTGGCTGGAGCTGTCGGAGCTGCTCGAGGGCTGA